The genomic segment CAGCCTGTCAGGGATTTCCAGGTTCTTGAGGACATTCAGGACGTTCACCTTCTGATTCACTGTCTCTGGATGACTGATGTCTCGGACGTGAATCAGCAGATCCTAGAAGAAAGAGGAGTGCTGAGTCAACAAACTCTACTCTGAAAGATACTTTGAGATATTCTGTGACCAAAACACACCACATTTCATCACACGCACCCTTGAAATGAGCATCAGGTACATACAGAGTGTTTGATGTCTTCCAGCGTGGCAGAGAAGGAGTCAATGAGCTTGGTGGGGCAGCTGGGACAGGAAGCCGATGGTGTCCACGTACAGAACAGTCATGCGACTGGGCAGCAGGCCGGCGTGGACGGTGACATCCAGAGTGGCGAAAAGCTGGTTTCTGGGCTGGAGGCCGCTGTCACCAGTCAGTGCTTTGATCAGAGTTGTTTTACCTGAGCAGACAGTATTGAACCGACATGAATATTGAACAATATCAAAACAATGTGCCAGCACTGTTAGGCTTGACCTGGTGTCGCGTGTTTCCAGCCTCTCACCACAGTTTGTGTATCCCAGCACAGAGATGACAGGGAACTCTTTGTGTCTGCGCTGACATCGCAGCAGGTGCCTCTTCTTCCGCAGTTTTTCCAGCGCCAAAGCGAATCTTGATCTCGCGCTCCTTCAACAGCCTCTGCTGGACCTCGTACAGTGTCTCACCTGTGAGGACCAATCAACAAGCTGAATACTGCTCCAGCCCTGCGCAGCTCAAGAACTACCACGCAGGCAGACGTGTGAACGCTGCAGTTTACCACTCAGGTGTAGTGAAGCCACAGTACCTGAGCCTCCGATGTATCTCGATCCTCCACCTTGCTGATCCATGTTGGcgatttcattttttaaacgAGATCTGACGGTGATATACCAAAGATTAATACAAAAAATTAAGATATTTTGAAACCCCACCATAACAGAAGAAAGTctctaaatgtaaaaatatataaatgattaGAAATTTAAAACAGCTAAATTCACCTTAACAAGGGAATCTCAGCCAGAGAGATCTGTAATTTGGCCTCTTTAGTTCTGGCGTTGCAGCGGAAGATGTGGAGGACCACTGAGTATCTGTCGAAGACTTTAACCCCCCAGGCTTCTTCAAACTCCCTCTGTATGGATGAAAAAACAATCATCAGAGCATGAAACCtctctacacacagacagagggcaCTTTTCACACATGCTCACCTCAGACAGCGGAGACAGACGCTcaacattcacaaacacagcagtgattcctgctgtttgtctgaTTTTCTCTGAGGGGGTAAAGGCACAGATGAGTTATACTTAGACATAACTTGCTGGTTCAATGCATATATTCACAGGTGGAGACTGAAAGAGGGTAATACCTGTAAGAAGCTGGAAGTTGCCTTTGCCAAAtatcctcttcttctctggtgtCTTTGTGGAGAGGACGATCTTATCCACCACTCTCCAGTGGTCTAAAGTGTTCACGAGCCCCACAGCCTCAGCCATCATCAGCTCAGCTGCACAGAGAGCAGATCATagagtaaaataataataatctgacaTAATCCACCCGCACGTTTCTACATGCTGGTCTTGTTACCGGTGGTCAGATGCTGCTTCCTGCTCCCCCACTTCACATCAGGCTGAACGATGAAGACCCTGTGCTGTCCCCCTGCGATGTCTGCAGGGGCCTGCTGCTGGAacagctcctccacctcactGTCCTCGATGAaatcttcatcctcatcatcctcctctgatGTGAATACAGCCTGCTGTCCATCGTCAAAGGCGTCGATTCTCTTTAATCTGAATGCAGAGAGTGAAAACGCTCTGGACTGCAGGGTGGGCGCATCTCTCAGCCGCTGGAACTTAAAGGTGCTGACTGCAGGAGGACCGTGGAGGaggctgcaggctgctgctctctgacagcTCTGTGTGCAGGGTCGCTGCAGGAGCGGTAACCATGAGTGGATCCTCCTCAGTGTGGCCATGTTGTCTCAGGAGTTTGGTGTCATCAGGGGTGCAATCAAATCTCACAATCACCTTCTGATCAGAGAGTGTAAGCTAATAACAGCGATCATGCTAACAGACAGTCACCAGGTCTCCCCTCAAGATTGTTTACggtctcttcttcttctcctttacTGAAGAGTCGCAACGACCTGGAGACCTCACACTGCCACCTACTGTAGCTGTATTACTGAAGCACTGTCTAATTGTTTCTTCAACTTTAATATAGATATCTAAAGTTAAATGTAGCTATGTATGCTGAAAAAGGCAGCGTGCTCACAtacagttgtgttttcatgctCAGACTATAGATGTGCCATTTTGTCCCGAGTCGCGACTTCTAGGCAGCGTCTCCTCTACAGATAGTCCATGATTTAATCACAAGCTTCGTACGAAACCAAAACTTGTTAAGTTACAGGTTGTTGAATGTGTGGACTTGGCCTTGTCTGGTGGTTTGTGTTTGCCTCTTAAATCCAACTGTTTATACGCAGTTTTAGGAGTGAGAAGCTGCCTGATGGTCCCAACTGAGGGTGTAAAAGTACCCATGGTTCAATAGTCGTCGTCCTTCCTGTTTATGTCATttcctttgtcattttgttcgcagcattttctctctttattgaAAAAATAGCAAACCATGCGTAACGTGGAAACAAATAACAATACAGAGAATTAAATGTCTTTtaacacaaaagcacaaaataaaGTTAAGAAAAGTTTCACACAGTCTCATAGGAACAACCTGCCCCCTAGTGGACTACAggtttgttacatttttgaagtTAAATCTAATTGACTTAATTTCGAATTTTGTAAGTGCTAGCTTAGCTTTAGCTTTGAAGTCATTAGCCATTACTATTTTAACTTGAACATATTAGACTCGAAGGACATATAATTCAGATTATTTTGAAGGTAAtgattaattttcattttattgtttaatgtCATTTTGAGTTATTAGTTaggttctttttttaatgaagcaaCATTACTTGAGTTGTTTGATAAACCTTTGTCGAAGGAGATAGTTTTTGTCTGGATATAACCTGTGGTAATTCATTTTATTAGAACAAGGTTTTTTGcttgtttcttattttctggggatattactgtgtgtttatgtgtagaAAGAGATTATAGTCCCATAGTCTTTTAAACTTAGTCggtaaacacaaaaaaattaaacaagtaAGAACATGACATTAGCTTACAACCATGCACTGAAAATATAACTACCAGACatacaaataaaagtaaaataactgTGTGACTGTGGTTGGGTGTCATATCACCCTGCCTACATCACAgagtgggtgtgggtgtgtgtcctGAAAAGAAGTCAGACAGGTTGGACTGATCTCCACATAATGGCTCGATACTGTACCTATGCATATGGAAACTGGCAAAGCCGATGTTTTTAAAGTTAATTCTGCCTGGaagtctgttcattttaaaatccGTCAGCGGTGCTGTCGGTCATTTAACTCAGGAGAAGAGAGCCCAGGTATGGATCAACAAGCTGCAACATGACTGACAGTGAATCACCTGAGCGAGACGGAAAGAATGCGCAGTGACTTGGAGCTGTAAAAGGGAAGGAACAGAAGACGGGAAAGTTAAGTCAGACGGCTATATAAGTTATGTATAAgaactgtctttgttttattaattaaaaagtcaaatatccTCGAGCAGTTATTCGCGTCGTGAGCGCGCGAACGTTCCCACCGCGGGCGATGCCGGTGGCACTGTGGCGCACAGGACTGCTGCTCAGCTTTCTCACCTTCTGCGCCTGTCAGGGTAAACTGACTGTCTGGTCATGCAGATTAGACACTGAAATATCTACTATTACTGTAACTTACCAGTGATTTACATGTGTTGCTTCTCCTCtttacacacagaggaagactgTGTCCTCGGCATAGTCGGACGGCCCGTCTCACTGCCTTGCTTTTACCCTGAGTTATTTACCTTTGTGAATTATTCCATTGAGTGGAGGAGAGATGATGAAGTGGTGCTCAGGTCAAAGTGGGAGACGGATGGAAGAAATGTGGAGAAATGGAGCACTGACAGTGCAACAGTCTCTGCTGATGCTGCGCTGAGTGGAAACTTGACTTTGTCACTGACCACAGTTGATCCCAAAGAGGACAAAACGTATTATAGTCTATTCATCATTTCAGGGGGAAATCAGAGTGCTCCCATCTGCACTGTGTGCCTCAGAACAGCAGGTCAGTGTTTAACACATAGGAAGTAATCACAGGAATATTTTAAAGAAACTAACTCCTGTCTCTGATGGCTGGTTTACAGCCAGTTTCAGCTCCCCACAGCTGCAGAGGGAAGAGGCAGTGCAGGGAGAGGAGACGGCCTTCTTGTGTCACTCCAGCGGTGGCTTTCCTGAACCTGCTGTTTACTGGCTCATCAACGACACAGAGGAGCCCCCTGAAGGTTCAGTGAGGACCCTGGCGGCATCGCTCCCAGACTCCCAACTCTACAACATCACAAGCCAGCTGACGATCAACATTTCCAAAGAGTCCAATGTGTCATGCATCATACAGAACCAGTTCATGAACCAAACCTTGATGTCCACCAGCTGTGAGTGATTGATGACCACTCATTCAGTTTTTAGGCCTCCAACACTCCAGTAAGTCCACTAATCTCTGGTTCTTGTGGTGGTCAGATGGAGCGAAGGGCAGCCCGATGGTTAGCCGAGCATCACAGGCCATGTGGATCTTCAGCACGGCTCTCTGTGTGGTGGTCGGGGTCATGGTGTTGGCGGGAGTGGCCTATCAGATCCACCTGGACAGGATAAgtaagaggaagaaggaggaatACAATCACCAACACCTGAACAGAGGTAGGCCTGTCCTGCTGGTGACAGATCATTTCTAATTACATTACAGCACAGATCCTACATACTACGCTAACTGGGTTTACATGTGCACTAGTGTTCTTTTTCTGATCTGCTTCTCTAAGTACCCTGGATATATTTTGTCCATGTGAACATCTTATCCTGGTTTTCAGAAACTGGATATGTTATCTGGAGTAGTCCAACAGAGACCAGGGCACTGTAGCATGTCAACAACACTGTTTGTTAGCTCAGCAACATGACAAACCAGATTTGTCATGTTCCATGTAAACGTCAGTCGTGAATAAGATCAAAATCACGATACGACT from the Lates calcarifer isolate ASB-BC8 linkage group LG17, TLL_Latcal_v3, whole genome shotgun sequence genome contains:
- the gtpbp6 gene encoding LOW QUALITY PROTEIN: putative GTP-binding protein 6 (The sequence of the model RefSeq protein was modified relative to this genomic sequence to represent the inferred CDS: deleted 2 bases in 2 codons) produces the protein MATLRRIHSWLPLLQRPCTQSCQRAAACSLLHGPPAVSTFKFQRLRDAPTLQSRAFSLSAFRLKRIDAFDDGQQAVFTSEEDDEDEDFIEDSEVEELFQQQAPADIAGGQHRVFIVQPDVKWGSRKQHLTTAELMMAEAVGLVNTLDHWRVVDKIVLSTKTPEKKRIFGKGNFQLLTEKIRQTAGITAVFVNVERLSPLSEREFEEAWGVKVFDRYSVVLHIFRCNARTKEAKLQISLAEIPLLRSRLKNEIANMDQQGGGSRYIGGSGETLYEVQQRLLKEREIKIRLALEKLRKKRHLLRCQRRHKEFPVISVLGYTNCGKTTLIKALTGDSGLQPRNQLFATLDVTVHAGLLPSRMTVLYVDTIGFLSQLPHKLIDSFSATLEDIKHSDLLIHVRDISHPETVNQKVNVLNVLKNLEIPDRLMSSMIEVHNKTDLVDNYQSAEPNALPISALEERGLDELKKVVEGEIVNSTGKHILDLKVNLSTPQLSWLYKEATVQDVQVDADDGSAVVKVIISTAAYGRYKKLFTGR
- the LOC108878879 gene encoding butyrophilin subfamily 1 member A1; translated protein: MPVALWRTGLLLSFLTFCACQEEDCVLGIVGRPVSLPCFYPELFTFVNYSIEWRRDDEVVLRSKWETDGRNVEKWSTDSATVSADAALSGNLTLSLTTVDPKEDKTYYSLFIISGGNQSAPICTVCLRTAASFSSPQLQREEAVQGEETAFLCHSSGGFPEPAVYWLINDTEEPPEGSVRTLAASLPDSQLYNITSQLTINISKESNVSCIIQNQFMNQTLMSTSYGAKGSPMVSRASQAMWIFSTALCVVVGVMVLAGVAYQIHLDRISKRKKEEYNHQHLNRGLKRRQSFEEETQTIRLESKETDV